A single Paenibacillus sp. FSL R5-0517 DNA region contains:
- a CDS encoding extracellular solute-binding protein, which produces MYKRCLDITKWTFILFLAVSIPAGHTDGNSKQHHSQPDGQQIQLPALYEKYSPPIVVSFVRETGDDLERMISQLPGETMLDNRWTRLYEKELGIQIHYDWIANGDVYNQKLGVSLAAGRFPDVVKVNPYQLRQLSNAGLIEDLTRVYQEHASPLTKSILEAEGTGAFDAATIDGKLMAIPESSSSIETAQYLWIRTDWLENLGLRPPETMEDLLQISKAFTEGDPDGNGEQDTYGLALTNHLWDPVMGAAGLMSGYGAYPTIWVKDAEGKLTYGGIQPEVREALKALQTMYREGQLDPDFGYKSGSKASRMVQDGKIGMLYGEQWTSFMLQTTRDTDNDVEWQAYPIVAKSDQSLFVPLRSNTGQYFAVKKGFSNPEVVVKLMNLHLDINWGDQAQYETYYNDDSKAVWMLSPVTPFPGNKNIDAYKQIRDARITGDYSALQNEALAIHKRIVAYDVNHVESGWGWKQTYGPSGAFSIADSYEQNGQLLYDQFTGGITDTMVDRQIILRDLQLEAYMNIILGRSIDEFDQFVENWRKLGGDQITSEVNAWFRTSKPKEY; this is translated from the coding sequence ATGTATAAGAGATGTCTGGACATAACAAAATGGACCTTTATTCTGTTCCTTGCTGTGTCGATACCAGCAGGTCATACCGATGGAAATTCCAAACAACATCATTCGCAGCCAGATGGGCAGCAGATCCAACTTCCCGCGTTGTATGAGAAATATTCTCCTCCCATAGTAGTCTCTTTTGTCAGGGAAACCGGAGATGACCTTGAGCGTATGATTAGCCAGTTGCCTGGGGAGACGATGCTGGATAATCGCTGGACTCGTTTGTATGAGAAGGAGCTAGGAATTCAGATTCACTACGACTGGATTGCTAATGGAGATGTGTACAATCAGAAACTGGGTGTATCCCTTGCTGCAGGGCGTTTCCCTGATGTGGTCAAAGTAAATCCATATCAACTTAGACAACTGAGCAACGCTGGATTGATTGAAGATCTAACCCGTGTGTACCAAGAGCATGCTTCACCACTTACGAAGAGTATATTAGAGGCAGAGGGAACAGGAGCATTTGATGCGGCAACCATTGACGGCAAATTGATGGCTATTCCCGAATCTTCTTCCTCCATTGAGACTGCACAATATCTGTGGATTAGAACCGATTGGTTGGAGAATCTGGGGCTGCGGCCACCTGAAACGATGGAAGACCTTCTTCAGATTTCGAAAGCGTTTACAGAAGGAGATCCAGACGGAAACGGAGAGCAGGATACGTACGGACTTGCGCTAACGAACCATCTATGGGATCCAGTTATGGGAGCTGCAGGACTGATGTCAGGCTACGGTGCCTATCCTACGATATGGGTTAAAGATGCGGAAGGAAAACTCACTTATGGAGGTATCCAGCCTGAAGTCCGAGAGGCTCTGAAAGCATTGCAAACGATGTATCGTGAAGGCCAGCTTGATCCGGATTTTGGCTATAAGAGTGGAAGCAAGGCGTCTAGAATGGTTCAGGATGGAAAGATAGGGATGCTCTACGGGGAACAGTGGACATCCTTTATGCTTCAGACCACCCGTGATACGGATAACGATGTAGAATGGCAGGCATATCCCATTGTTGCAAAGTCTGACCAGAGTCTGTTTGTTCCGCTACGTTCCAACACTGGTCAATACTTTGCTGTAAAAAAAGGCTTCTCTAATCCAGAGGTCGTGGTTAAGCTCATGAATCTGCATCTGGACATCAACTGGGGGGATCAGGCACAGTATGAAACATACTACAATGATGACTCCAAAGCTGTGTGGATGCTTTCACCGGTGACTCCTTTTCCCGGTAATAAAAATATAGATGCTTACAAACAAATTCGGGATGCCAGAATTACAGGGGACTACTCTGCTCTGCAGAATGAAGCTCTCGCCATTCACAAACGAATTGTAGCCTATGATGTGAACCATGTAGAGAGCGGCTGGGGCTGGAAACAAACCTATGGGCCTTCGGGTGCTTTTAGCATTGCAGATTCTTATGAACAAAACGGTCAACTTCTCTATGACCAGTTCACTGGCGGCATTACGGATACCATGGTTGATCGACAAATCATTCTTCGAGATCTTCAGCTTGAAGCCTATATGAACATTATTCTAGGCAGGTCGATCGATGAGTTTGATCAATTCGTAGAGAACTGGCGCAAGCTGGGGGGAGATCAGATCACATCGGAAGTTAACGCGTGGTTTCGCACCAGCAAGCCAAAGGAATACTAA
- a CDS encoding histidine kinase — protein MNVLIKIPARSWLNSIFARLIITYLVFVLPLILLGVYLYHWSYDNASQEISLSTERRLNQYVVELNREMEWMELQQFDIVEDRKLNRLAILWDMMDQVERRDTLNYLTERLASFKNSTAYIKNVHVHIPSVGKSISAIQGIDDFNKSSYLYFGSSMQGKGTRFTVKEDTLNLSAVRLTGTRGEPPLFVIQVELDTNHFQNELTRLNLYPESSTFLIEDKTGHAITDNHQASVILANYREHSIKGTLDGFRMKVGDTMYHVSQLHMDSLGLSVATYLPEAIVTKPLSKFYHWAWLFAITSFVAITAYLYSSYKLIHIPLLLLVKRFKKMEGGMLDVPIAHNRKDEFGFLYTRFNLMIENLQSLIDRDFKKTLMMQRAELKQLQSQINPHFLYNSFFILNSLARTGETERIEQFTNMLGEYFRFITRNETDHVKLKVEVEHSRIYTEIQQLRFSRRIKVDFGSLPAEMEHIHVPRLIIQPIIENAYEHSLEKNTASGLLIIGFTMEGSYAEITVEDNGSELDEQHIEALQQRLHKDGGTDEMTALINIHRRLVLTYGEGSGLFLSRSKLQGLKVTIRIQWKEGENECIDF, from the coding sequence GTGAACGTATTGATCAAGATCCCTGCTAGATCATGGCTTAATAGTATATTTGCGCGATTAATAATTACCTATCTGGTATTCGTGCTTCCACTTATTCTTCTTGGAGTGTATCTGTATCATTGGAGTTATGACAATGCAAGCCAGGAAATATCGTTGTCAACGGAGAGACGGTTGAACCAATATGTCGTGGAATTGAACAGAGAGATGGAATGGATGGAATTACAGCAGTTTGATATCGTTGAGGATCGAAAATTGAATCGTCTGGCGATTCTCTGGGATATGATGGATCAGGTTGAGCGGCGTGATACATTAAATTACCTGACCGAACGACTCGCTTCATTTAAGAACAGCACTGCTTATATCAAAAACGTTCATGTACATATCCCTTCTGTCGGCAAAAGTATATCCGCGATCCAAGGCATCGACGATTTCAATAAAAGTTCTTACCTATACTTCGGTTCAAGCATGCAAGGAAAAGGTACACGTTTCACGGTGAAGGAGGACACCCTGAACCTCAGTGCCGTCAGGCTGACCGGCACGAGGGGAGAGCCTCCGCTTTTTGTCATTCAAGTGGAGCTGGACACAAATCATTTTCAAAATGAACTCACACGACTTAATCTGTACCCGGAGAGTTCGACTTTCCTGATTGAGGACAAAACGGGGCATGCCATCACAGATAACCATCAAGCTAGTGTTATTCTCGCGAATTACCGTGAGCACAGTATAAAAGGTACACTGGATGGCTTTCGGATGAAGGTGGGGGACACCATGTATCACGTTAGTCAGTTGCATATGGACTCCCTTGGCTTATCCGTAGCTACATATCTACCCGAGGCCATTGTCACCAAACCGCTTAGCAAGTTCTATCATTGGGCTTGGCTGTTTGCAATTACATCATTTGTTGCCATCACGGCGTATCTGTATTCTAGCTACAAGTTGATTCATATTCCGTTACTGTTGTTGGTGAAAAGATTCAAAAAAATGGAGGGAGGCATGCTTGATGTTCCCATCGCGCATAATCGAAAGGACGAATTCGGCTTCCTCTACACCCGTTTCAACCTCATGATTGAAAATCTTCAATCCCTGATCGACCGGGATTTCAAGAAAACACTGATGATGCAGCGGGCCGAGTTGAAACAGCTCCAATCCCAGATTAATCCTCATTTTCTGTACAATAGCTTCTTTATTCTGAATTCACTGGCAAGAACAGGGGAAACAGAGCGTATTGAGCAGTTTACTAATATGCTTGGCGAATATTTCAGGTTCATCACCCGGAATGAAACCGATCATGTGAAGTTGAAAGTGGAAGTGGAGCATTCACGAATCTATACAGAGATTCAACAATTACGGTTCTCCAGACGAATCAAAGTTGATTTTGGGTCACTCCCTGCTGAGATGGAACATATTCACGTTCCCAGACTCATTATTCAACCGATTATTGAGAATGCATATGAACACAGCCTTGAAAAGAATACGGCCTCCGGTCTTCTAATTATCGGGTTTACTATGGAAGGTTCATATGCCGAGATTACCGTAGAAGATAATGGAAGCGAGTTGGATGAGCAACATATTGAAGCTCTTCAGCAACGCTTGCATAAGGACGGAGGTACGGATGAAATGACCGCGTTAATAAATATCCATCGACGTCTGGTCCTGACGTATGGAGAAGGAAGTGGCCTTTTCCTATCCAGAAGTAAATTGCAAGGATTAAAAGTCACAATTCGAATCCAGTGGAAAGAAGGAGAGAACGAATGTATCGACTTTTGA
- a CDS encoding glycoside hydrolase family 43 protein yields MNQHTTPHSGEQKQDQAANLGEIGKLRPNGNPLVAHKFGADPYALVFNNRVYLYMTSDKLEYDKDGLPQKNSYSSINRITVISSDDLINWTDHGEIRVAGPQGAATWASQSWAPAAAHQILDGEDCFFLYFANNASGIGVLSAPTPVGPWVDPIGKALVTRETPGVEDVTWLFDPAVIVDDDHQAYLYFGGGIPEGKAGRPDTARVMRLGDDMISVVGTAKVIQAPYMFESSGIHKYNNNYYYTYCSNFDKEDRPEGSPPPGEIAYMTSVQPMGPWTYQGTLLQNPGHFFDIGGNNHQAIFQLADQWYIAYHAQTLCQAMNIPEGYRSTHLNRVEHDAATGKIKKVHADYQGVDQIKYFNPYARVTGSTIGWSSRVSTEQYPDSGEMSLSDSNIIAAKLQNESWIAISKADFESGGPSTFSAMISNQGTEGMLELRMDRTDGPLIGELIVQPATESLQWMEVTTKVTGAQGVQDLYIIFRSTTDSSTILLREWQFNRKNEV; encoded by the coding sequence ATGAATCAACATACTACACCACATTCAGGTGAGCAAAAGCAAGACCAGGCAGCCAATCTAGGGGAGATTGGAAAGCTTCGTCCAAACGGGAACCCTTTGGTGGCCCACAAATTCGGAGCCGATCCCTATGCTCTGGTATTTAACAATAGAGTCTACTTATATATGACAAGTGATAAGCTTGAATATGATAAGGATGGTCTTCCTCAGAAAAACAGCTATAGTTCAATCAACCGGATTACGGTCATTTCCTCAGATGACTTAATCAACTGGACTGATCATGGGGAGATCAGAGTTGCCGGACCTCAAGGTGCAGCAACATGGGCTTCGCAATCATGGGCCCCGGCAGCTGCTCATCAAATCTTGGATGGCGAGGATTGCTTCTTTCTATATTTCGCTAACAACGCCAGTGGAATCGGGGTATTGTCTGCACCAACACCTGTAGGTCCATGGGTAGACCCCATCGGAAAAGCACTTGTTACAAGAGAGACTCCGGGAGTGGAAGACGTAACTTGGCTGTTCGATCCAGCTGTAATTGTAGATGATGATCATCAGGCTTACCTTTACTTTGGTGGTGGTATTCCGGAAGGGAAAGCAGGAAGACCTGATACGGCAAGAGTTATGCGGTTGGGAGACGATATGATCAGTGTCGTTGGTACAGCTAAGGTTATTCAGGCGCCTTATATGTTTGAAAGCTCAGGGATACATAAATATAATAATAATTACTACTATACGTATTGTTCCAATTTTGACAAGGAAGATCGGCCAGAGGGCAGCCCGCCACCTGGTGAGATTGCATATATGACCAGCGTTCAACCAATGGGTCCATGGACATATCAGGGCACGCTGCTTCAGAATCCCGGACACTTCTTTGATATTGGCGGCAACAACCACCAGGCTATATTTCAACTGGCAGATCAGTGGTACATTGCCTATCATGCCCAGACATTATGCCAAGCCATGAATATCCCCGAAGGTTACCGTTCAACACATCTGAATCGAGTCGAGCATGATGCGGCTACGGGGAAGATTAAGAAAGTACATGCAGATTATCAGGGCGTGGATCAAATCAAGTACTTCAATCCCTATGCGCGGGTAACGGGTTCCACGATTGGATGGAGCAGCAGAGTATCCACTGAGCAATATCCGGACTCGGGTGAGATGTCTCTGTCAGATTCGAATATCATTGCCGCCAAGCTGCAAAATGAAAGCTGGATAGCTATATCCAAGGCTGATTTTGAAAGTGGAGGACCTTCTACCTTCTCAGCCATGATTTCGAATCAAGGAACCGAAGGTATGTTGGAGCTCCGTATGGATCGCACGGACGGACCTTTAATTGGAGAACTGATTGTTCAGCCCGCCACCGAATCGCTTCAATGGATGGAAGTAACAACCAAAGTTACGGGTGCGCAAGGTGTGCAAGACTTGTACATTATCTTTAGAAGTACAACAGACAGCTCAACTATCCTTTTGAGAGAATGGCAGTTTAATAGAAAAAATGAGGTGTAA
- a CDS encoding glycoside hydrolase 43 family protein, translating into MYPNPIIWADYPDPDVIRVEDTYYMVSTTMHMMPGCVILRSYDLIHWEVATYVYDTLDDTPAQRLENGQQIYSKGMWAASLRYHKGMFYVIFVANDTRKTYLYTSTSIAGEWKKQVVEGFYHDCSLFFDDDERVYLVYGNTEIYLTELSSDLTGPKPGGVHRLIVKEEQPYHLGYEGAHFYKINGKYIVFLIHITKASGRRTQACYVAESLEDVFTGGEVFNDDMDYFNSGVAQGGIVDTPNGDWYAMLFQDHGAVGRIPVLVPLHFDQGIPIFASKAPKQIDIPSTRPKYRYNPLIGSDNFNYEAEEDGRIRLHDFWQWNHTPNQEFWSVTEKPGVYRVRTGQISPNLTFAVNTLTQRSMGPACEAIVTLDGSRLNNGDYAGLCFLIGSYGMIALTKQDNQFYLVMHARDGEDSTIFGNLIDQEPATEHERIPVSGPVVKLKAFGNFENNLDECSFAYFDGMEWRDIGIVHKMIYKLDHFMGCRTGLFVYSTQMVGGTADFSNFEYCVINPEEKQ; encoded by the coding sequence ATGTATCCAAATCCGATTATTTGGGCCGATTACCCAGATCCTGACGTGATTCGTGTAGAGGACACATATTACATGGTTAGTACAACCATGCATATGATGCCGGGATGTGTCATTCTGCGTTCATATGATCTGATCCATTGGGAAGTAGCTACCTATGTGTACGACACACTGGACGATACACCCGCGCAACGGCTGGAAAATGGTCAGCAAATATATAGTAAAGGCATGTGGGCCGCATCCCTTCGTTATCATAAAGGCATGTTCTATGTCATTTTTGTCGCAAATGATACCCGTAAAACGTACTTGTACACGTCGACCTCCATCGCAGGTGAGTGGAAGAAGCAAGTAGTGGAGGGATTTTACCATGATTGCTCTTTATTTTTCGATGATGATGAACGAGTGTATCTTGTGTACGGGAATACCGAGATCTATCTGACTGAATTAAGCTCTGATCTGACCGGTCCCAAACCGGGTGGAGTGCATCGCTTGATTGTAAAAGAAGAGCAGCCTTATCACCTTGGTTATGAAGGAGCACATTTCTACAAGATCAATGGCAAATATATTGTGTTCCTAATTCATATTACGAAAGCTTCCGGCCGGAGAACACAGGCTTGTTACGTGGCTGAATCTCTGGAAGATGTCTTCACTGGTGGAGAAGTATTTAATGACGATATGGATTATTTTAATTCTGGTGTTGCTCAGGGTGGCATCGTGGATACGCCGAATGGGGACTGGTACGCAATGCTGTTTCAGGATCATGGGGCTGTAGGGCGAATTCCTGTTTTGGTTCCACTCCATTTCGATCAAGGTATTCCGATATTTGCGAGCAAAGCTCCAAAGCAGATTGATATTCCGAGCACCAGACCAAAGTACCGTTATAATCCGTTAATAGGTAGCGACAATTTCAATTATGAAGCCGAAGAAGATGGAAGAATACGCCTCCATGACTTTTGGCAATGGAATCATACCCCTAATCAAGAATTCTGGTCTGTCACAGAGAAACCCGGGGTTTATCGTGTTCGGACGGGACAGATCAGCCCGAATCTGACATTCGCCGTCAACACACTAACCCAGCGTTCAATGGGGCCCGCTTGCGAAGCAATCGTTACGCTTGATGGCAGCCGTCTGAATAATGGCGACTATGCCGGGCTGTGCTTTCTGATTGGTTCATACGGAATGATCGCTCTTACGAAGCAGGATAACCAGTTTTACTTGGTCATGCATGCTAGAGATGGTGAGGACTCGACCATATTTGGTAATCTGATTGACCAGGAGCCAGCTACGGAGCATGAACGTATCCCTGTGTCAGGTCCAGTAGTTAAACTAAAAGCATTCGGAAATTTTGAGAACAATCTGGATGAGTGCTCTTTTGCCTACTTCGATGGGATGGAATGGAGAGATATCGGGATTGTCCATAAGATGATATATAAACTGGATCATTTTATGGGTTGCCGAACGGGGTTGTTTGTATATTCAACCCAAATGGTTGGAGGAACAGCTGACTTTTCGAATTTCGAATATTGTGTGATTAATCCGGAAGAGAAACAATGA
- a CDS encoding ABC transporter substrate-binding protein has translation MRAVSKMLGACLVTSVVLVSAGCGNAAENSESNTSDPNSPITFTFFGADASPNWNNMQDAVGKKITEETGVTLNAEFDISSGGGNDRISLMAASGDYPDLIFPKGNLSRLVDAGAMIDLTDLIEEHAPNLKKIYGEQFNRLKYSNEDPSIYWIPTNGAIDQESFDATNGAAIQHRVVKELGYPEIKTLEDYENVLREYYKNNPTTDDGQPTIPLTLSADGWRRMITVTDPAVMATGGPGDGEYFINPDTYEAVLHYKRPEEKEYFRWLNKMYNEGLVDKDSFVQKDDQYKSKIASGRVLSVLDPLWGFSDAENALKSAGKDDMTYGFYPVTLNDSFQRKDFQNMGFDGYGIGITVNAEDPVRAIKFLDWLSSEEGQVLRNWGIEGEHYVVEDGVRKIPADIQERKNKDNSTFSKETGINLYTIFGAHYGDGVKDSTDNYYTTNYPEQIQEGYSDIEKETLKGYGITTWKELFPNGDEFPVREWGAAYNMPIPTDSGDYNVVYQKTQDIIQKRIAEAITSSPSAFEGIYDNMISELDKAGAVGMEQQYSEWIKDRVRLWTGKEVN, from the coding sequence ATGAGAGCCGTTTCAAAAATGCTAGGAGCATGTCTCGTAACGAGTGTCGTGCTGGTTTCCGCAGGTTGCGGAAACGCTGCAGAGAATTCCGAATCGAATACCAGTGACCCCAACAGTCCGATTACGTTTACCTTCTTTGGCGCAGATGCAAGTCCTAACTGGAACAATATGCAGGATGCTGTAGGGAAGAAAATTACGGAAGAAACGGGTGTAACCCTTAATGCAGAATTCGATATCTCAAGCGGAGGAGGAAACGACCGGATATCCCTTATGGCCGCCAGCGGTGATTACCCGGATTTAATATTCCCTAAAGGTAACCTGAGTAGACTCGTTGATGCTGGTGCAATGATTGATCTGACGGATCTGATTGAAGAGCATGCACCCAATTTGAAAAAAATCTATGGTGAGCAGTTTAATCGCTTGAAATATAGCAATGAAGACCCATCCATATATTGGATTCCTACGAATGGTGCAATTGATCAAGAAAGCTTCGATGCCACGAATGGTGCTGCTATTCAGCACCGAGTAGTCAAAGAGCTTGGATACCCCGAGATCAAAACCTTGGAGGATTATGAAAATGTCCTGCGTGAGTATTATAAAAATAATCCAACTACCGATGATGGCCAACCGACAATCCCGCTGACACTCAGTGCAGATGGATGGCGGCGAATGATCACCGTTACCGATCCGGCTGTGATGGCAACTGGAGGACCTGGGGATGGTGAATATTTCATTAACCCAGACACATATGAAGCTGTTCTTCATTATAAGCGTCCTGAGGAGAAGGAATATTTCCGTTGGTTGAACAAAATGTATAATGAAGGTCTAGTGGATAAAGACAGTTTTGTACAAAAGGATGATCAGTATAAGTCCAAAATCGCCAGTGGACGTGTTCTATCGGTGCTTGATCCGCTTTGGGGATTCAGCGATGCGGAAAATGCCCTTAAAAGTGCTGGCAAGGACGACATGACTTACGGATTCTATCCGGTAACGCTGAATGACAGCTTTCAACGCAAAGATTTTCAGAATATGGGCTTTGATGGATATGGTATCGGCATAACCGTTAATGCTGAAGACCCTGTCCGGGCCATCAAATTCCTGGATTGGCTTTCTTCTGAGGAAGGTCAAGTGTTGAGGAACTGGGGGATTGAAGGTGAACATTACGTTGTGGAAGACGGAGTTCGCAAAATACCGGCAGATATTCAGGAGCGTAAAAACAAGGACAATAGCACATTCAGCAAAGAAACCGGTATAAACTTATACACTATTTTTGGTGCTCATTATGGAGACGGTGTCAAAGATTCAACGGACAACTATTATACAACCAACTATCCTGAGCAGATCCAGGAAGGTTACTCTGATATTGAAAAAGAAACGCTGAAAGGTTACGGCATTACAACTTGGAAGGAGCTCTTTCCTAACGGAGATGAGTTCCCGGTGAGAGAATGGGGCGCTGCTTATAATATGCCGATTCCTACGGATAGCGGAGATTATAACGTGGTGTATCAGAAGACACAAGATATTATCCAGAAACGGATTGCGGAAGCAATTACATCCTCTCCGAGTGCCTTTGAAGGCATATATGACAATATGATTTCAGAACTTGATAAAGCAGGTGCAGTTGGGATGGAACAGCAGTACTCAGAGTGGATTAAAGATCGTGTTAGATTGTGGACGGGAAAAGAGGTCAATTAA
- a CDS encoding response regulator, with protein MYRLLIVDDEEIITDSLYETFARHIPDQLDVCKAYSATEALSWMQRSRIDIVLTDIRMPGMSGLELTERIQASWPNCRVIFLTGHSDFDYAYQAFQMANVRYLLKTEGYDKVMSVVEDVMEEIRQSHSMLELLEHSHQVNSQLARIQQKEYLRKLLQDCTAVMASTNDMQDELFKRDIRLQINSPIYLILGRFNNPPEKGSDLTEVQESVRIIGSSLMHDRTAYVSVTDHYGDTIWLIQPKQEEEMSNDKLVRFLEGTLELVQEACMVSLGVSIAFSLSSQSCEWSELTKQYERLRLLQWMKIGDGVSMVLTDHRNDLSSDVPKESMRISNRIEIMSGYLETGRIQPFYDIFEELAGELLQQEITMERAMETYYNLALLLHSTINRWGLQQKIPDQRSLLHLGEYTCMKDAVQFLYRAADELVRYKRSNEQERANVVIHSLCSYIKDNLEKDLSLVRLAELHHFNPSYLSRFFKQEMGINLSEFIDDCRIRRAKELLQNPNFMVREVALQVGYEAAHSFTRLFKKITGMTPQEYRESLLVR; from the coding sequence ATGTATCGACTTTTGATTGTAGATGACGAGGAGATTATTACGGATAGTCTCTATGAAACTTTCGCCAGACATATACCCGACCAGCTTGATGTATGTAAGGCATACTCTGCTACAGAAGCATTGTCCTGGATGCAGCGTTCTAGAATTGATATTGTTCTAACAGACATTCGCATGCCGGGCATGAGTGGCTTGGAACTGACAGAGCGAATTCAAGCCAGTTGGCCGAATTGTCGCGTCATTTTTCTGACAGGACATAGCGATTTTGATTATGCCTATCAAGCTTTTCAGATGGCCAATGTACGTTACTTGCTCAAAACGGAAGGTTATGACAAGGTGATGTCTGTTGTCGAAGATGTGATGGAAGAGATCCGGCAAAGTCACAGCATGCTTGAATTGTTGGAACATTCTCATCAAGTCAACTCTCAGCTTGCACGGATTCAACAAAAAGAGTACTTGCGGAAGCTGCTTCAAGATTGTACAGCAGTTATGGCTTCTACTAATGATATGCAGGACGAATTATTCAAAAGAGATATCAGATTACAGATAAACTCGCCAATTTATCTCATACTGGGTCGGTTCAATAATCCGCCAGAAAAAGGTTCGGACCTCACAGAAGTCCAAGAATCTGTTCGCATTATCGGTTCTTCTCTAATGCATGATCGAACAGCGTACGTCAGCGTAACGGACCATTATGGAGATACAATCTGGTTGATTCAGCCCAAGCAGGAAGAAGAGATGTCCAATGATAAACTTGTACGGTTTCTAGAAGGCACACTGGAACTGGTACAGGAAGCTTGCATGGTATCTCTTGGCGTATCCATTGCATTCTCATTAAGCAGTCAAAGCTGCGAATGGTCCGAGTTAACCAAACAATATGAACGTCTGAGATTACTCCAGTGGATGAAAATAGGGGATGGCGTATCCATGGTGCTCACGGATCATCGCAATGACCTCTCATCTGACGTACCCAAAGAATCCATGCGTATCTCAAACCGGATTGAGATTATGTCAGGATATTTGGAAACGGGGCGAATTCAGCCTTTTTACGATATATTTGAGGAACTTGCAGGCGAATTGTTGCAGCAGGAGATTACGATGGAACGTGCAATGGAAACCTACTATAATCTGGCTTTATTATTACATTCGACAATCAATCGGTGGGGTCTTCAACAGAAGATTCCTGATCAACGAAGTTTGCTGCATTTAGGGGAGTATACATGCATGAAGGATGCAGTTCAATTTTTGTATCGTGCTGCCGATGAATTAGTCCGGTACAAGAGGTCCAATGAACAGGAACGCGCTAACGTTGTCATTCATTCTTTATGCAGTTACATCAAGGATAACCTTGAGAAAGATCTTTCTTTAGTAAGATTGGCTGAACTTCATCATTTCAATCCATCCTATCTATCCCGATTCTTTAAGCAGGAAATGGGAATTAACCTGTCCGAGTTCATTGACGACTGCCGAATAAGAAGAGCCAAAGAATTGCTTCAGAACCCGAATTTTATGGTACGTGAGGTCGCACTCCAAGTGGGATACGAGGCTGCACATTCGTTTACCCGACTTTTTAAGAAAATAACAGGAATGACCCCCCAAGAATACCGGGAATCCCTTTTGGTACGTTAA
- a CDS encoding AraC family transcriptional regulator, translating to MSGSSECFYDPIQPELLYLHRVTTYKLETIYHRHNAYEIYLFLRGNVHFYVENRCYHVQPGDLLVMSPEEMHRAFILDESEYERITINLKKTYLYQLSTPSTNLLSCFDHRPKGKGNIVHLDDQSLKMMMQWTNELEELLASDAYGTDIKINAAVAQLLVLVNVWFHNNSFVPNDIMPELIRETMDYIEIHLNQDITLRKLADAFYMNSTYISRQFKKHTGLTIRSYILGRRIERAKFHLSDGMSITDACFQSGFSDYANFIRSFSKMVGISPGKYIKQRREATEVLLK from the coding sequence ATGAGTGGATCCTCTGAGTGTTTTTACGATCCCATCCAGCCTGAACTCTTATATCTGCACCGCGTAACAACGTATAAGCTGGAAACGATCTATCATCGCCATAATGCATATGAGATTTACCTGTTCCTACGTGGCAATGTCCACTTTTATGTAGAAAATCGATGCTATCATGTGCAACCGGGGGATTTGCTTGTGATGTCACCCGAGGAGATGCACCGAGCCTTTATTCTAGATGAATCCGAGTATGAGCGCATTACAATCAATCTCAAAAAAACATACCTTTATCAGCTGTCTACACCATCAACTAATCTGTTGTCATGTTTTGATCATCGCCCCAAAGGAAAGGGCAATATCGTACATTTGGACGATCAAAGCTTGAAAATGATGATGCAATGGACAAACGAACTGGAGGAACTGCTTGCTTCGGATGCTTATGGCACGGACATCAAGATTAATGCAGCGGTAGCCCAATTGTTGGTTTTGGTTAACGTCTGGTTTCACAACAACTCATTTGTTCCCAATGACATCATGCCCGAGCTGATTCGTGAAACGATGGATTACATTGAAATTCATCTAAATCAAGATATTACACTTCGCAAACTTGCCGATGCATTCTATATGAACAGCACATACATCAGCAGACAATTCAAAAAGCATACCGGACTAACAATCCGCTCCTATATTTTGGGTCGTCGTATAGAACGGGCCAAATTTCATCTATCTGATGGAATGAGTATTACGGATGCATGCTTTCAATCAGGCTTTAGTGACTATGCCAATTTCATTCGCAGTTTTTCCAAAATGGTCGGCATCTCCCCCGGTAAATATATCAAACAAAGACGTGAAGCAACGGAAGTCTTACTAAAATAA